The genomic interval GCGGCGGCGACGGCAAGAGCATGCGGCGCGGTTTCAGAGTACCGCTGAAGATAGTCGTCCAGCCTGAGTTGCCCGGTCATCTGCGTCCGTCCCCTTGCGGCCGCCGCCTCGGTTGACCCCGCTTTTGCGGGGGTGGGCATCGGTCCAGCACGAAGAAGTTGACAGAGCCGACTTAATAAGGAAAATTTCTATTCATAATGGCCGTCAAAGATTTTCCTTATAATGCCCATCCAGCGACCCAGCTACGGCATCTGACGATCCGGCAGCTCCGCTCGCTTGCGGCGCTTTCGGCCAGGGGCAGTGTGACCGCCGCCTCCACCCATCTCGGCCTGACCCAGCCGGCGGTGACGCAGCAGCTCCGTCAGTTGCAGGATCTCGCCGGATTGCCCCTGGTGCAGCGAACCGGCGATGGCATGTTGTTGACTGCCGCGGGGCGCGAGGTGCTGGCGCTCGCCGATCGCGTCGAGGCGGCGATCGCCGATTGCCAGGGCGCGCTCGACCTTCTGGCGGGCCGCACCGGCGGCACGGTGCATCTCGGCGCAGTCTCCACCGCAAAATACTTCGTCCCGCACGCCATCGCCGAATTCTCGAAGCGCTTTCCGAAAATCGAGATCAAGCTGGCCATCGGCAACCGCGAGGAAATCCGCGAAGCCATGCACGGCTACGATCTCGATTTTGCGGTGATGGGTCGGCCACCGGCCGACGTCACCGTCGACGTCCGCCAGTTGGGCCGCAATCCGCACGTCATCGTCGCCCGCAAGGGACACTGGCTCGCGAAAGATCGTGGCCTCAACCTGACCGATCTCGTGCACGAGACCTTCCTTACCCGCGAGCCCGGCTCGGGCACGCGCACGCTGATGGAGGGGATGTTTCAGCGCTCCGATCTCGAACCGATCATCGGCATGGAGATGAGCAGCAACGAGACCATCAAGCAGGCGGTCATCGCCGGTCTCGGCATCGCCTTCATCTCGGCACACACGGTTGCGCACGAGCTCGCCGAAGGCCGGCTCATCATCCTGGACGTCGCGGGCCTGCCCATCGTGCGGCAATGGTACGTGATCCGCCGCAGCGACAAGATCCTGCTGCCGCCGGCGCAGGCGATGTTCGATTTCCTGGGATCGGAAGGCTCGGCCTACCTGCCCGACGTGCCGGAGCTGCGCGGGCAGTAGCTAGGTGTTCAGCTCATCAGCTTCATGATCAGCGCGGCGCCGAGCACGCAGATGATCTGGAGAAGCCGTTCCGTCGTGAAGATGCGGTTGAAAGTCGCCATCGCGTGCCCCCGGCCGAAATGACGATTCGGCCCCATGCGCGCTGCTATCACACGAAGGGCGCGGCGAGGCAACGCCACCCTCGCCCCCCAGATGGTTCCACGGGGTTCCAATGTGGCGCTCGGTTGCGAAGAAATTTTAGGAGTTCGTTAAGCCTAAAGCGCCCGCGTCGTTGCAGTTTCTTCTGTTACAACCCCGAAGTGTATTTCTCTTAAGAAATATCCAGCAATCATCGGCAATGCGCGGTGCTTGACGCGAACACAGGGAGTCGCGGCGGCACGGATAGTCATTTTCTGCCAGAAGGGCATCTATTCATGCTCGCCAAGGGATTTGCGAAGACGCTGGAGCTGGCACAATCCTCGGAAGCCAAGCGTACCATGTACACGCGCCTCGTGCTCGGGGCGGTGACGATCAGCGTCATCGCCAAGACGGCGTGGTTCTCCCGACTGGGATCGCTGGAGCAGCGCGGACTCGTCGATTTCGACGACTTCCACATCATCGCGCAGCGCGTCTGGCTCGGCGACGTGCATCAGGCCTATCAGCTCGAGCGGCTATTGCAGATGCAGATCGAGGCCTTTGGCGTCTCGAACTTCATGCCATGGACCTATCCGCCGCAATTCAGCCTGCTGATCGCGCCCTTCGCGCTTCTGCCGGTCGGGCTCGCCTATTTGCTGTTCACGGCCGCAACCCTCGTCTTCTTCCTGACCACGCTGCGGTCGATCGCGGGCAACGCCTTCGCGCTGGTCCTGATCGTGCTATTTCCGGCGCTCGCCGTGACGCTCACCTGCGGACAGAACGGATTTTTGACCGCGGGGCTGATTGGCCTCGTCTGCCTTAATGTCGAGCGACGCGAAACATCGAACGAGGTCTTCGCAGGTCTTGCTCTCGCGGCCATGGTCATCAAGCCGCATCTCGCGGTCGCGATGGCGTTCTATCTCCTGGTCACGCGCCGCTGGGTGAGCCTCGCGACTGCCGCGATCGGCGTGCTGGCAAGCTCCGTGCTCTGCACGGCGCTGTTCGGCCCGCAGATCTGGACCGCGCTGCTCGGCGCCGTCAGGGACTCCGCAACCTATCTCGAGAACGGCGACTATCCGCTGTTCCGCATGATCTCCGTCTACGCGGCGCTGCATACGCTTGGCGTATCGGCGACGCTGGCGTTTTGGGGACAGGTCGTCGCGGCGGGCCTGGCGCTGCTTGCCATTGTGATTGCGGTACTGCGCAAGCTGCCGCCGCGCACGGCGCTCGGGATCGCGGCCCTGGTGTCGGTGATGCTCAGCCCCTATGCCTATGACTACGACCTGCCGATCGCTGGGATTGGACTTGCGCTGCTGCTTCCTGAGCTCATGCGGATGGCGAGTTCAGGTGAACGCGGCACGATCTACGGCCTGATCTTCATCGCCGGCGCTTACGGAATGCTCCAGACGGCGGGCTTGAAGGCGTTCGCCGGCCCGGCCGAAGCGACGAGCCATCAATTGATTCCCGCCATCGGCGGTCTCGCCATGGCGGCGCTGCTTGCCCTCGTCCTCCGCATGCTGCTGCGGCGGCAGGGCGCCGATCAGGCCGCAGCCAGTTCCGTCGCCGACCAACGGCTTTCGCAGCCGGCAAAATAAGCCTCGAGCTCGGCAAGCGCGCGCGATTCCCATTCGCTGGCCTGCTCCAGCAAGGACCAGCTCTGGCGCGGCCGGAACGCGGCCGTCTGGCGATGCAGCGAGGCGATCGCACGGTAGCGGCGCACATTCTCCAGGATGGCTTGTCCGTTCATGTCCCAAACTCCCCTTCGTCCATTCCGGAGCCGAAGGTGCGACAGAACGATTTTTGAAAAGTTAGCGGCGGGAGAAGACCGGGAGGATAGTTTCCGAACTGTTGCGCGCGGGCCACGTCAGCGCGAATGCGGAGCGGTGTTCTCGTTTCCCGCGTTCAGATCGCCGCGGCCGATGATCGCCACGGTCTGGCGGCAGAGGTCGGCCAGGCCGATCAACAGCACGCTGAACAGGAAGAACAGGTTGATGTCATGCGCATAGGCGATGGTCAGCGGGCTGAATTCGAAGAACGGCGGCATGAACGCCCACCATACCAGCACAATGCTGAGCAGAATGGCAAAAACCGCGGCGGGAGCGCCAACGAGAATTCCAACAACGAAAACGCCGGGCAGGAAGGCCGCGAAATAGAGATCGGCACCGAGAAGAACACACACGCCCTGAAGAGCCGCTGACGCCGCCACGACCAAGACGCCGACCGCAAACGCCCGCCACGACCAGGGATGCATCATCAGCAGAGGAACCAGTCCTGCGCGACTCATGACTTCCCCTTGGGCTCCCTTTTGGTCCTCCCTGTCGGCCTTTTTGATTTGGCGAGCGGACAGGCGGCCTTTGTTGCGGGAAAGCTACACCAACGGCGCGGGTTCCGCGATAGGCCACGGAGCGGAAAATGTCCGGCCATCGGCCCCGTTCTCGGCCCTGACCGGCCGTGCTGGGCCTTCGGGATATTAACGCAGGATCCGAAGCCGGTGCTCTGCTCCGAGGTCGCCGGTCAGCGCGTGCGCCACGGTGTAGGCAGCATCGTCCTTTGCGTGAATCCGCCGGACCTGAAACGCGAGGATCGCTGACGTCTGCGGGTCCAGCTTCTGTTCAGCCAGATGCCGCGCCATCAGGTCTGCACTCTTCCAGTCCGACGCACGCCGGTGGACGTCCAGGAGCCTGAGCTTGAGCTCGATCGACTCCTCGTCATGTCCTTTCAGGTAGCTCGCTGCGCGCTTGCGCAGGGATCGCGCAGCATCCCTGAGGTCGCGATCGTCCGCATCCCAGGCCGCGCAGACGGTATTGGCAAACGCGCGCTCACGCCGGCCCCCGAGCGAGTCGAGCACCGCGCGAAGCAGAAAGCGGCCCGACAGGCGCGAGACGTAGGGACCCTGGCGCAGGACCTGATATCGATCGGCTTTCACCAGCCGGCGATCGCTCTCCTCGGCCTGGCCCAGGTCGGCTGCGACGTAACCGCAATGCGGACATTCCTGTAGCCAGCTCTCCATTGTGGAGCGCATCGTCTCGGGCGGACGGTTGTCGAGATCGCGGGCGCCGAATTCATTGCTGGCCGGCGGGAGCGCCTGCGACGAGTGCTTGCCACAACACGCGCATTGAACATCGCTCGGTTGAATGGCGGTCATTGGACCATCAACCGGTCGGCTGGCGCGACGAACACCCCAAGGCGGCATGAGCACATCGTTGGATCACCTAAACGATGTCCAGACGAACGGCATGACCCAAACGGGGCATAACATAAAGTGGTAGTTAATTACCTCGCCGCCTCATCCATTCGAATAATTTCGTTGCGGAAGGCGGACATTGGCCTTGCTCCCCGCCCAGCCGGCGGTGAAGACTTTTGTCCTATCGGCAGTGGGGGACGTGCCTTGACGACAAGCGCGATCGATCACGACAAGTTATCCAGGGTCATCGGCCGCCTTGGCGATGCCGCGATCGATCCGGCGGCGTGGCCCGCGATCATGGACGATCTCTGCCGCGCGGCCGGCGCGACCGGCGCCGTGCTGCTCCAGGCCGACATCCGCACGCCCGACGTGCCCCGCACGGCTTCGATGGATGAGGCCTTGCAGCGCTATTTCGGGCAGAGCTGGCACGTCTCCGATCCCCGTGCCAGAGGCGTTCCTCGCGCCATGTCGGGTGAAGTCATCACTGACGAAGATTGCGTAACACCGGATGAGATGCGCAGCGACCCCATGTACAATGAGGTGCTGCGCCCTTTTGGATTGCAGTGGTTCGCGGGCATCGGCTTCTGGGCCGGCTCGGCCTCCTGGGTGCTGACCTTGCAAAGGACGTCGCGTGAAGGTGCGTTCGATATGCGCGACACGCGGCTTCTGGCCCAGCTTGCGCCACGGCTGACGGAAACGGCAACGCTCTCGACAGCGATCGGCCGCGTCGCGCTTCACAGCATGACGAACGTGCTCGATCGGGTGCGACAGCCCGCGCTCGTAATCGACCGCGCCGGACGCGTGCTGAGCCGGAACGAAGCGGCAGATGCGGGCTTCGACGACGAGATCAGGATCAGGGATCGGCGGCTTGTCGTTCGAGACAAGCTTGCGATGGCCAGGATTGATCGCCTGATCGACGCCATCCGCTTCACCGCCGAGCATCACGCGCTTTCCCACGAACCAATCTTGATCCGCCGGATGGCCAAGCCGCCGGTGGCCTTGCGCGTGCTGCCAATCGACGGCGCCGCGCGCAACGTGTTTCTCGGTGCCCGCGCAATGCTCACGTTGTCCAACCTCGTGCCGCGCTTGCCGCCCGAGCCGAACCTGATCGCGCAGGCCTTCGACGTCACGCCGGCGGAAGCACGGCTGGTATCGCTCCTTGCCAGCGGTCTCTCGGTCGAGCAGGCCTCCGAGCGGCTGCGTATCGCGCGCGAGACCGCGCGCAATCATCTGAAGTCGGTATTCTCCAAGACCGGGACGCACCGGCAGGTCGAGTTGATCAGCCTTGTCGCCCAACTGATGTGAGCGGGCGCCTGCCTCCACGGGAATGGGACACAGGCCTGCACGCACCGACGAAATTGTGAGTATCCGCCCGAGCACCGCCGCCCCATGATGGTGTGAAAACACCATCGGGGGGACCCCAATGACGACAGAAGCGTTCCGACCGGCCGCCGCTCGCCGTCACCAGCCCTGGTATCGCATCCTCTACGTTCAGGTCCTGATCGCGATCGCGCTCGGCGTGCTCGTCGGCTACTTCTATCCCGATCTCGGCAAGGAGCTAAAACCGCTCGGCGACGGTTTTATCGCGCTGATCAAGATGATGATCGCACCGGTGATCTTCTGCACGGTCGTGCACGGCATCTCCTCGATGGGCGACCTCAAGCGCGTCGGCCGCGTCGGCCTGAAGGCGCTGATCTATTTCGAGACAGTCTCGACGGTGGCGCTCGCCGTCGGCCTGCTCGTCGGCGAAGTGCTGCAGCCC from Bradyrhizobium arachidis carries:
- a CDS encoding LysR family transcriptional regulator, whose protein sequence is MAVKDFPYNAHPATQLRHLTIRQLRSLAALSARGSVTAASTHLGLTQPAVTQQLRQLQDLAGLPLVQRTGDGMLLTAAGREVLALADRVEAAIADCQGALDLLAGRTGGTVHLGAVSTAKYFVPHAIAEFSKRFPKIEIKLAIGNREEIREAMHGYDLDFAVMGRPPADVTVDVRQLGRNPHVIVARKGHWLAKDRGLNLTDLVHETFLTREPGSGTRTLMEGMFQRSDLEPIIGMEMSSNETIKQAVIAGLGIAFISAHTVAHELAEGRLIILDVAGLPIVRQWYVIRRSDKILLPPAQAMFDFLGSEGSAYLPDVPELRGQ
- a CDS encoding glycosyltransferase family 87 protein gives rise to the protein MLAKGFAKTLELAQSSEAKRTMYTRLVLGAVTISVIAKTAWFSRLGSLEQRGLVDFDDFHIIAQRVWLGDVHQAYQLERLLQMQIEAFGVSNFMPWTYPPQFSLLIAPFALLPVGLAYLLFTAATLVFFLTTLRSIAGNAFALVLIVLFPALAVTLTCGQNGFLTAGLIGLVCLNVERRETSNEVFAGLALAAMVIKPHLAVAMAFYLLVTRRWVSLATAAIGVLASSVLCTALFGPQIWTALLGAVRDSATYLENGDYPLFRMISVYAALHTLGVSATLAFWGQVVAAGLALLAIVIAVLRKLPPRTALGIAALVSVMLSPYAYDYDLPIAGIGLALLLPELMRMASSGERGTIYGLIFIAGAYGMLQTAGLKAFAGPAEATSHQLIPAIGGLAMAALLALVLRMLLRRQGADQAAASSVADQRLSQPAK
- a CDS encoding DUF4118 domain-containing protein, with translation MSRAGLVPLLMMHPWSWRAFAVGVLVVAASAALQGVCVLLGADLYFAAFLPGVFVVGILVGAPAAVFAILLSIVLVWWAFMPPFFEFSPLTIAYAHDINLFFLFSVLLIGLADLCRQTVAIIGRGDLNAGNENTAPHSR
- a CDS encoding LuxR C-terminal-related transcriptional regulator, producing the protein MTTSAIDHDKLSRVIGRLGDAAIDPAAWPAIMDDLCRAAGATGAVLLQADIRTPDVPRTASMDEALQRYFGQSWHVSDPRARGVPRAMSGEVITDEDCVTPDEMRSDPMYNEVLRPFGLQWFAGIGFWAGSASWVLTLQRTSREGAFDMRDTRLLAQLAPRLTETATLSTAIGRVALHSMTNVLDRVRQPALVIDRAGRVLSRNEAADAGFDDEIRIRDRRLVVRDKLAMARIDRLIDAIRFTAEHHALSHEPILIRRMAKPPVALRVLPIDGAARNVFLGARAMLTLSNLVPRLPPEPNLIAQAFDVTPAEARLVSLLASGLSVEQASERLRIARETARNHLKSVFSKTGTHRQVELISLVAQLM